A window of Thermincola ferriacetica genomic DNA:
AAAGCAGATTATGACAAATTCTTAATACCGTCTCAAATACTCGAAGCCTCCTATAAACGATGCCGGGATAAAAGGGTTAAAGCTGAACTGGCTCAAATGCCGAGAATTCTAAGCCATCCTGAAGTTGATAAGTTGCTGGAAAAATCTAAGCTTTTATTATTGGTAGCCTGGCCTGTGATAAGAGAGGACCTTTACCCCAATTTTACCGATGAGGATCAGTTAATTATCCTCTGTAACCATGAAGGATACGCTGTTGCTTTAATGAGCAGCCCGAAAGCCCTTGAGTTATGCTATAGTATGAATATTGGCCCCGGAACCTGTTTCAGGGAAGAGGTCTGCGGGACCAATGCTATTGCTTTGGCCATGAGCTTGGGGAAAACGGTTGTCATAAGAGGGGAGCAGCACTACTGCCGGTTATTTAAAGATTGGAGCTGCATTGCGGCGCCGTTAAGAGGGCCCGGTGGGGATATTATCGGATACCTTGACGTTTCCATGGGCAGTGAGGAGGAATTAGGTAATACACTGGCTTTGGTACAGTTGGCTGTCAAGTATATCGAAGAAAAAATGGGTGAAAAGCAGTTATCCGATGAAAGTTTAAAAAGAGCAGTTATTTTACCAGAAAACCCCTTAAATTTAGGACTATTGACTACACGCGAGAGAGAAGTAATTCGTTTAATGGCCGGTGGACAAACGATAAGTGAGATAGCAAAAGCAATGAGAATAAGCCGGGAGACAGTAAAAACATACTGTAAAAGAATTTATAAAAAGCTGGGAGTTAACAGGAAAAGCGATTGCTTAAAGAAAGCCAGGGAATTACGGTTATTTGATGAATGAGCATGTCCCCCTTCGGGGGGACAAAATTATGTCGAAATGTGACTGAAAAATCCCCCATTTTGGGGGACAGAAATTTATGGAAGGGTATGCTATGATGAGATTATACTATAACAACCCGGGGAAAGGAGGTGAAAAATGAGGCTCAATTTAAAAAAGGCAGTAACATTAATCCTCACAACATTATTAATCTTTTCCCTGTTTTCTGTTGCCGCGCCGGGTTTTGCCGTTCATGAAAAGGTCTCCGCTGATTTAGCAAGTAAGATCAAAAATAATTCCAACT
This region includes:
- a CDS encoding LuxR family transcriptional regulator, whose translation is MLFEKLKQLKKADYDKFLIPSQILEASYKRCRDKRVKAELAQMPRILSHPEVDKLLEKSKLLLLVAWPVIREDLYPNFTDEDQLIILCNHEGYAVALMSSPKALELCYSMNIGPGTCFREEVCGTNAIALAMSLGKTVVIRGEQHYCRLFKDWSCIAAPLRGPGGDIIGYLDVSMGSEEELGNTLALVQLAVKYIEEKMGEKQLSDESLKRAVILPENPLNLGLLTTREREVIRLMAGGQTISEIAKAMRISRETVKTYCKRIYKKLGVNRKSDCLKKARELRLFDE